Genomic window (Bradyrhizobium sp. 186):
GCGCGAACTATCATGACCTCCTGATCCTCAATGGCGGTTTCCGCTACGACGATTACAGCATCAAGGCATCCGGTTATGCCGCGAATGGCACATTCGGCCAGCAGTCTGCGGAATTCCTGATCCCCAACTTCAATCTCGGGCTTACGCTCAAGCCTTTGCCGAACGGCAGCGTCTATGTGGCCTACGCGACTTCGGCAAACCCGGTCGGTGCTGAGTTCGACGGTACCAGCACGGCCTATGGCGGCCTCAATCCAACCCTCGCCGGCGGCAACAATCAGATCTTCGGGCCGGAGAAGAACAAGGCCATCGAACTCGGCACCAAATGGGAGCTGTTCGATCGTCATCTGCTGCTGACCGCGGCGCTGTTCCAGACCACGAAGGATAACGCGCGCGAGTCTCAGAACGTCGGTGATGCCGCCACCGCTGCGGCGCTTGGCTGCACGTATGCTCCCGTGGCCCCCGCCACCACCGTGTCTTGTATTACGGCCGGCGCCGCCTACCGCATTCGCGGCATCGATCTCGGCGTCGGCGGAAAGATCACCGACAAATGGAGCGTGTTCGGCGGGCTCGTGCTGATGCAGTCGGAAGTGACCCAGTCGCTGGCGCCGTCCGCGAACAAGGCCCTGTATCCGACGAACGTCGGGCGTCCGCTCGCCAATGTCGCGCACGAGTCGTTCAGCCTGCTCTCGAAGTACCAGCTCAACGACACCTGGGAGCTCGGCGGGCAGGCGGTGTACCGCTCCAAGATCTACGGCGGCACCTTGCTTGCGGCCAACCAGGGCACGTCGCTCCCGAGTTACTGGCGCTTTGACGTGTTCGCGGAAGCCAAGATCAACAAGAACTGGCAGGTCAAGCTGTTCGTGAACAACATCTTCGACAAGCGCTACTACGACGCGCTGTACCAGAGTGCCGCGCCCTTCGTGCTCGAAGCACCGGGTCGCGCCGCCTATCTGGTCATCTCGGCGCGGTACTGAGCCGAGCAACAAACGAGGTCCCATGCTGACATGCATAGAAGGCGTCCTGAGCAAAGATGATGTGGCGGATTTCCGCCGCATCATGGACGCCAGCGAATGGGAGGACGGCCGCTCCACCGCCGGCGCGCAGTCGGCCATGGTCAAGCGCAACGAGCAGTTGCCGCCGGACAGCGAGGTCGCGCGCAAGCTGGGCAACCGCATCATTTCGGCGTTGACGTCGAATCCGCGGTTCCTGGCGGCGGCGATCCCGCTGCAGATATTCCCGCCGCTGTTCAACCGCTATGCGGCGAACAGCGGCCACCATTTCGGCCTGCATGTCGACAATGCGATCCGCGGCGATCGCCTGACCGGCCTTCGCATCCGCACAGACCTGTCGGTCACGCTGTTCCTCAGCGAGCCGGAGGAGTACGATGGTGGCGAACTTGTGATCGAGGACACCTACGGCTCGCACGAAGTGAAGTTGCCAGCGGGGGACTGCGTGCTCTATCCCTCGACCAGCCTGCATCTTGTCACCCCGGTGACCCGGGGAACGCGGGTTGCGTCTTTCTTCTGGCTTCAGAGCATGATACGTGACGACCAAGCCCGTAGCATGATCTTTGACCTCGACACCGCCATTCAGGCGCTGGTGGGACGGCTCGGGCGTGACGATCCCGAAACGGTCAAATTGACGGGTATCTATCACAACCTCATTCGCTACTGGGCCGAAGTATGAAGAGCACATCTTTCCAAGCAAGCCTTGCCGCAGCCGTGATGCTGGCGGCCGCCTGGCTCGCGTCTCCTGTTTCCGCCCAGCAACAAACCCAGCCGGCGGCGCCAGTGGCCTCGACGGCTACCGCGCCCGCTGCGCCGGCAGCCGCCGCACCGACGGCCTCGACGCCCGACGGAGCATCCGTCGACGCGGGCGGCCGCACATTGAAGTCGGCCGCGCCGATGATGAAGGAACTGTCGCCCTGGGTGATGTTCATGTCTGCGGACATCATCGTGAAGGCGGTGATGATTGGGCTCGCCTTCGCCTCGCTCGTGACCTGGACCGTCTTCATCGCCAAGTCGATCGAACTGTCGGTCGCGTCCGCCAAGCTTCGTTCGGCGCTGAAGAAGGTCGCGGAAGCGCGCTCGCTCGCGGAAGCGCAGATGGCGCTCGGCGCCAAGGAGGGCATCTTGCCGTCCTTCCTGGCGGCGGCACTGCGCGAGGCGCGGATGTCGGCGGGCATCTCCAGCGATACCGGCATCAAGGAGCGCGCGGCTTCGAGCTTCGCCGAGATCGTGCGCGCAGAACAGCGACGCATCCGCATCGGCATGGGCGTGCTCGCGACCATCGGCGCCACGTCGCCCTTCGTCGGCCTGTTCGGCACGGTCTGGGGCATCATGAACAGCTTCATCGGCATCTCCAAGTCGCAGACGACGAACCTCGCCGTGGTCGCGCCCGGCATCGCCGAAGCGCTGCTCGCCACCGCGATCGGTCTCGTCGCCGCCATCCCCGCCGTCATCATCTACAACCACTTTTCGCGCGTGACGAAGAGCTATCTCGAGCTCGTCAGCCGCGCCTCGGGCGCATCGGGGCGGCTCTTGTCGCGCGATCTCGATCGCAGCCACGGCAGCGTGCATTCGCGCGCGGCGGAGTGAACGATGGGCGCTTCGATTGCAGACAACGACGTCGATGACGACGATTTCTCCGAGACGCATGAGATCAACGTCACGCCGTTCATCGACGTCATGCTGGTGCTGCTGATCATCTTCATGGTCGCTGCTCCGCTCTCGACGGTCGACCTGCCGATCGACTTGCCGACGTCGACGTCGACGCCCCAGAAGAAGCCGGACAAGCCGACCTATGTCACCATCAAGCCGGATCTTTCGGTGGCGATCGGGGAAACCTTCGTCAAGCGTGTCGAACTGGTCGGTGCGCTCGACAACACAGCGGATATGAGCAGGGACAAATACATCTTCCTGCGCGCCGACCGCGCCGTGCCGTATGGCGAACTGATGGAGGTGCTGGAGTTCCTGAACAAGGGGGGCTATTCCAGGGTCAAGCTGGTGACGCTGGAGGGTGTCCCGGGGGCCGCGCCCCCGCAGGACGCGCCTGCGGCAGCACCGAAGCCGTGACGAAGGCCCGACGCCGATGTCCGATCTCGAACTGAAACCGTCTCGCAAGCTGTGGGTGATCGCCGCAGTGGGCGCGGTTGCGCTCCATCTCGGGGGCGCGGCTCTGGCGCTCGCCAATTTGCGCGGCGACGAGCAGGACTTCATCGCCGATCCGCAAGGTATCGAAGTGGGTCTGGAGGCGATGTCTCCCAATGGCGAACCCAGCGAGTTGCCGCCGGGACCAGACTCGAACGAGTCCGTGGCGTCGCCCGAGCTGACCGAGCAGAAGGCGGAACTCAAGGAAAGCAGCCTTCCGAAGGATATCCCGACGGAGACCGAGGAGGCCGACCGGGCTGTGGCGCTGAACGAGACCAAGAAGCCGGTCGAGGAAGACATCAAAACCCCGGCTGTCCCGACTAACGCCTCAGTAGCTTCACCTGCGGCCGAAGCGACGGCGATGCCGACGTCCGACGCCGAGAAGAAGAGCGACCGCTCCGTTCGCATCCGCCAGGGCTGGGAAAAGGACCTGGTCGCGCATCTCGACCGGCACAAGCGCTATCCCAAGGGCCTGTTCAAGGCCGCTGAACTCTCGGTCCGGCTGACGCTCGATCGGCTCGGGCATGTGATCTCGGTCGCCATCGAGAAGGGCTCTGGCGATCCGGCCTTCGACGACGCAGCCATCGGAATGGTCACGCGCTCCGATCCCGTACCGACGCCACCGGCGCTGGTCGCAGACGATGGGCTGACATTCGTCTTGCCGGTGATCTTCAGGAAGAACGAGAAGGCGGGCAAGGCTGAGGCCGCGGCGCGCCCCTCGGCTCAGCGCCAGTAAAGCCGGATCCCGACGTAGACCACCACCAGGCAGGCGAAGATCAGCGCCACCGGGAGCGGCCGCTTCTGGCTCCCGCCAAACGTCGCCGCCACGAAGGAGGCTGCCTTCTTCGGCTTCGGCGCCGGGCGGCGGAAGGCGGTAACATTGTCCGCCGACGGCTCGGGCGGGCGGGCGCGGACGTCTGGCGCGGTTCCCGCGCCCCCCATCTCGGCATAATAGGCCTTATAGATCGCAGCCGTGGTGGCCTCGGTGGCCTCGCCTTCGCCCATCTGCGCCAGGAGATTCTTGTAGCTGGCGAGGAATTCCTGAGCCTCAGGAGGCAGCGCGGACAACCCGTTGAGTTTGGCCATCATCTTCCAGGTGGCGAAATCGGCGCGGGCACGGGTGTCGGCGCGTCGCGCAATCAGCATATCGGCAGCTTTGACCAAGTCGGCCTCGGGCCCTTCGGCTTGTAATCGGTGTGGCGGTTCAACTACGCATTGCCGGTCAGGAAGAGAACAGCCTGAATCACATAACCGGTCAACGTTCGCAGTATTGCTGAAATAGCATCAAGATTTAGACCGAACTGGGAACCGGCCAGCGGCAGCAAAATCAGCAGTCCGATCAGGATCAGCATACCGAACGGCTCGAGTCGGGCCAGCGCCAGGGCGAGCGGCCGGGGCAATAGCCCGACCGCGACCCGTCCGCCATCGAGCGGCGGGATCGGCATCATGTTGAAGACGGCCAGGACGGCGTTGATCACCAGTGCATTTTTGAGGTTGTCGAAGATCCATTGCGCCGAGTTGGCCGGCGCCCAGGGCAGAGCGTGGAGGGCGAGAGCCGTCAGGAGCGCCAGCAGGATGTTGGTGACGGGCCCCGCCAGCGCCACCCAGACCATGTCGAGCCTGGGGTTGTTGAGATTGCGGAAATTCACCGGCACCGGCTTGGCATAGCCGAACAGGAACGGCGAATGCGCAAACAGCAGCATCGCCGGCAGGATCAAGGTGCCGAACGGGTCGATGTGCCGGAGCGGATTGAAGCTGACGCGGCCGAGCTTCCATGCGGTGTTGTCGCCGAGGCGATGCGCGACAAAGCCGTGCGCGGCTTCGTGGAAGGTGATGGCGAGCAACAGCGGCAACACCCAGACCGAGAGGTCATAGAGGGAAATATTCACGGCTTATCTGTCCCGGTTTTGTATGCGGCCTTGCAGCCGACCCAGCCAAACCGGCGGTGCAGCGACGCTGCAGGTCAACATATGGTGGCCGATTCTGAAATGCCACGCTGTAAATGATCCGCCAGCAGCGCCCCGGCGCGCGATAGGCTGCGCGCGCGGTGGAGGCGGATGTCTGCCGCAGGTAACGGCGGCAGGCCGTCGCGCGCGCAGAGGGGGCGAAGGCGAGGGGGTAGGGTGCCGGCCTTGACCACCGTGACCCGCAAGGCCCGCGGCCGCGATCGACTCGACCGCTGCCAAGGTTCGGCTGACATAGGCAAGGCGCCACGGCCGGCCGGCGGCATCGAGGGCCTCAGCAGCCCATTGGCGGAACAGGCAGCCCGGCGGGTAAAGCGCGACAGGCAGCGGATCTTGCGTCCCGGCCGGATAGGCGGCGGCCGCCGCCCATACCGCCTGCTCGCGCCTCAGCAACTCGCCGTCACCGCGTCCTTGCGGATGCATGGCGATGACGAGGTCGTAGGCTTCGCCAAGCCGTGCGGGCATCGTCGCGGTCAGCCCGGTCTCAATCTCGACCTGGACCGGCGGATGGCTTTTGGCAAAGCTCGCCAGCAGGGGCGGAATGACGATCGTGCCATAATCGTCCATCACGCCGAGGCGAACCACGGCTTCGGTCTTGCGCGCGCGGAGCGCTCCGATTGCCTCGGCATTGAGGGCGAGGATGCGCCTCGCATAGACGCGTAGCTCTTCGCCCGCCGCGGTCGGCGCGACGCCGGCCCTGGTGCGGTGAAACAGTTTTGCATCGAGCCGCTCCTCCAGGCGCCTGATCTGGACGCTCACCGCCGATTGGGTCCGGTTGAGCGTCGCGGCCGCGTGCGTGAACGAGCGATGCTCGGCGACTGCGAGAAAGGCCTTCAGAAGATCGGGGTCGAGATCGGAGACGTTCATGACGAAACGTTATCTCAGCATGACGGAAATTCCATTCCCTGTTTCGGCGCGCCTCGTATGCTGTCCGCAAAGCTGTTCAACGAGAGAGACTGTGGGCGAAATCTCTGGCGTTTTGGCCGCCGTGCTGTCGAGCGGGTTGGGCGGGACCTCGATCGGCGCCACGCGCTATCTCGTCAGTGTAATCGATCCGCTCGCGATCGGTTCATTCCGGTTCGGCATCGGCTTTCTGTTGCTGTTGCCTCTGACGTTCCTGAGGGGCGATCGCTGGCCGGAGCGAGGGGACTGGGGCGCCGTGGTTGCCCTCGGCTTTCTGTTCTTCGCCCTGTTTCCGGTCCTGTTCAATGCATCGCTCATCTTCACGACCGCGGCGCGCGGCGCGCTCGCTTTGTCGACGCTTCCCCTGTTAACGCTGGTGATCGGGGCGGCGCTCGGCAGCGAAGCCCTGACGTGGCGCAAATCGGTCGGTGTCGTGGTGGCGACGCTGGGCGTTGCGGTCGCGCTTCTCTCCGACCTGACTTCGGCACCGGTTGGCGCCTGGCGCGGCGATCTGCTGATGGTCGCTGCCGCGCTGTGCATGGCGCTGTACGGCATCTGGTCGCGGCCCCTGATCCGGCGCTCCAGCCCGATCGCCTTCACCACCATGAGCATGGCGGCGGGCGCGGCCAGCCTCATCCTGCTCTCGTGTTTTCGCGGCAGCTTTGCGCCGGTTATGAGTTTCGGCGCGCCGCAATGGCTGGCGGCGTTCTATCTCGGTGCCTTCGGTGCCGCGCTGACCTTCCATCTCTGGGCCTTCGCGCTGGAACGAACGACGCCGACGCGCGTGGCGATCTCGGTGACGGTCAATCCGATCACGGCATCGCTGGTCGGGGCCTACCTGCTGCACGAGCCGCTGCGCTGGAATCTGGCGGCTGGCATCGTCGCGGTATTTGCCGGGATATGGATCGCCACGACGACGGGGCATCGCATTCAGGCCGCCAGCGCGTCCGCTTCAAACCGATCCTGACATCACGTGGGTCATGCCGGGATCGTCGTCGGATATTGCAGCAGGCCGTCGTCGAGCTTCAGCCAGGCGATTTTCTCCGAGACCCAAATGTGGTCGCTCGGCGCAAAGGCGTTGCGGTCGTCGAAGGTGGCGAGCGCGACGCCCGCCAGCGTGCCGTTGCGCCGCCAGGAGAACAGTCGTGTGCCGCAGCGCTTGCAGAACACGCGGTCGATGTTCTCGGACGACGCATAGCGCCCGGTGTCGCCCTCGACGGTTAACGCGGTCTGGTCGAACTGCGCACGGGCGAAGAAGGGCGAGCCCATCGCCTTCTGGCAGTTGCGGCAATGGCAGACGCGGACGTTGAGCGGCTCACCCTCGGCCTTGAACCGCACCGCGCCGCACAGGCATCCGCCTTCCCGGATCATGGCTCAGGCCACCCGCCATTCGCCGACCTGGCGCGCCATGGTCCAGTTGAGCTCATCGAGATCACCGTCCATCTTCGTATTCGCGCGCCTCGTGTTGGTGAAGGCAGCCCAGCAGAAGCCGCCATGGGTGCGGACCGCGATGGTGCTGGTGCCCGGCAGGCTGCCATTGTGCCACCAATTGTCGAACTTGTTGATGCAGAAGCCCTTGGCATAGTCCGGGCTGTAGCTGGGCGCGATGGTCATGACCTGGATGGTGCGCGGCCGCAGGATGTTCGCTGGCCTGGCGTAGCCGTCGACATGCATCAGGAACTGCACGAGGTCGGTCGGCGTGGCGATCCAGCCGCCGTGGGAATCCATTCGCCTCACGTCCATGTCGTACGGGCTTTCGCCGCGGCTGTAATAGGCGACCTCGCCGGCCTGGCGCTGGTCGCGCGTGTTGCCCGCGATCGTCATGTCGGTAACGCCGCAACGGGCGAGCACCTCGGCGCGGACGTGCTCGGCATAGGCCTGGCCGGTGAGCTTCTCGATGATCCGCCCCACCACGCAATAGCCGAAATTGGAGTAGGCGTAGCCCTGGCCTGGCGGGCGGTCCAGCGGCCGGTTGGCCAGCGTCCAACTGATCAATTGCGCACGGTCCATCCGCGGATGCGTGAACATGGGATCGCGGTTGTCGTTGCTCCAGCCGCCCGCGGTGTGCGTCAGCAGGTGCTCGAGCGTGATCTGGTCGATGCCGGCAGAATAGGGCGGCTGGCCATAATCGGTGCCGAGGATCGCGCCGGGGCCGAAGACGCGGTCCGCCAGCTTGACGCGGTTCTCCTCGATCAGGCGGAAGATCGTGACGGAGGTGATCATCTTGCTGACGCTGGCGATCCGGAACAGGTGCCGCGGCGTCGCCGCTTCGTTTTGCTCGCGATCGGCAAGACCGAAGGCGTCCTGATGGACGACCGTGCCGGCATAGCCGATCGCAAAGGAGAACGCCGGCACGTCATATTTGTCCATGAAGGCACGCGCCAGCCTCGCCATCGCCGCGCGCTCGGCTGACGACGGCGGGCGTATGCTCGCCGGATTGGGCGCCAGTTGTGCGAGCGCGCCGCGCGGAAGCAGCGGCAGCGCGCATGCGCCCGCTGCGAGTTTTACGATATCCCGACGCCCAAGCTTCATGGTCCGCCCCCCTCGGGCGCCCAAGGTCTCAATAGGTCGCCCGGCCACCGGAAATATCAAACACAGCACCGGTGGAGAAGGCACAATCTTCTGATGCGAGCCAGGCCACCATCGCCGCAAGCTCCTCGACCAGCACGAAGCGGCCCTTGGGGATTTTCGAGAGCATGAAGTCGATATGCTGCTGCGTCATCTGGTCGAAGATCGCGGTTTTCGCCGCCGCCGGCGTCACCGCATTCACCAGGATGTCGTGCGCGGCGAGCTCCTTGCCGAGCGATTTCGTCAGTGCGATCAGGCCGGCCTTGGAGGCCGAGTAGTGCGACGCGTTCGGATTGCCTTCCTTGCCGGCGATGGAGGCGATGTTCACGATCCGCCCGTATTTCTGCTTGAGCATCGCGGGCACGACCGCCTTGCAGCAGATGAAGGGACCGTCGAGGTTGATGCGCAGCACCTTGCGCCATTCCTCGAGATCGGTTTCCCAGACCGGCTTGTTGATGCCGGCAATACCGGCATTGTTGACGAGGATGTCGATCTTACCGAAGGCGGCAAGCGTCGCATCGCGTGCCTGTTCGACGCCAGCGGTGTCGGTGATGTCGACCTTGAAGACGCGGACGTCGCCGCCGATCTCCTTCGCCGTCTTTTCGGCAAGCGCGGCGTCAAAGTCCCAGATCGCGACCTTGGCGCCGGAAGCGACAAAGCGCTGGGTGATGGCGCGGCCAAAACCCTGCGCGCCGCCGGTGACGATGGCGACGCGGCCGTTGAGATCGATCTTGTTCATGAGGTCTGATCCCTTGGACGTCAGAGCATGTAACCGCCGTCGACGACGAGGTCGACGCCGGTGGTAAACGCGCTTTCGTCACTGCCGAGATAGACCGCCATCGACGCGATTTCGTCTGCGGTGCCGAGCCGGCCCATCTTCTGGCGGGAGACGAACATCTCCTTGCCCTGGGGCCCCTGGGCGGCGGCGCGGTCGAGCATCGAGGGGGTCTCGACGGTGCCGGGGCAGATGCTGTTGCAGCGGATGCCTTGCGTGATGAAGTCGAGCGCAACCGCGCGCGTCAGCAGCGACACCGCGGCTTTGGATGCGCTGTAGGCATAACGGTTGGCCGGCGGCCGCAGCGCCGCGCAGGACGAGATGTTGACAATGCTGCCGCCGCCGCCTGCCAGCATCAGCGGCAGGAATGCTTTGATGGTCCGGTGCATGGACTTGACGTTGAGGTCGAACGAAAAATCCCAATCCTCTTCCGAGCAGTCCAGGATGGTCCCGTGGTGCACGAAGCCCGCCGCATTGAGCAGGATGTCGATCTTGCCGATGCGCTTGGCAAAGGCGTTGACGTCGGCGGTGTTGCGAACGTCGAGCTTTGCCGTCTCGGCGATGCCTTCCTTGGTCAGGCTGGCGATGCCGCTTTCATTGATGTCGGTAGCGATCACGGTTGCGCCTTCACGCGCGAAGGCAATTGCGCATGCGCGCCCGATGCCTGCCGCAGCAGCCGTGACAACAGCGCGCTTTCCCTTGAGGCGGTCTGTCATGTTCTTGTTCTCCTTTATTTGCTGTCGTCAGTCCGGGGCGCGACGTAGTCGCGAGCCCGGAATCCATAACCACGATCGGGAGTATGGATTCCGGGCCTGCGCCTCGCGGCGCATCCCGGAATGACAATCGTTGTTAGTGATTATCCCGCGCGACGCCAAACGTGCCCGCGACGTTCTGGTAGCGCGTGGCGAGCTCCATGCAGGCGCCGGTCGATTGCTGGCCGACGGTGTTGCGATAGATCTCCTGCCACGGCGTCTGGTTCGGCGGATGCTTGAAGCCGCCATTGGCCTTCAGCTCGGCGTGGCGCTTCTTCACCTCGTCGTCGGAGATCAGGATGTTGGCGCTGCCCTTGTTGAGGTCGACGCGCACCTTGTCGCCGGTCTTGAGAATCGCAAGCCCGCCATTGGCAGCGGCTTCCGGCGAGGCGTTGAGGATCGAGGGCGAGCCTGAGGTGCCGGACTGGCGGCCGTCGCCGATGCAGGGCAGGGAGTGGATGCCGCGTTTGATCAGCGCCGCCGGCGGCTGCATGTTCACGACCTCGGCGCCGCCGGGATAACCGATCGGTCCGGTGCCGCGGATGAACAGCACGCAGCGCTCGTCGATGTCGAGCGCGGCATCGTCGATGCGCGCGTGGTAGTCCTCCGGTCCCTCGAACACGATGGCGCGGCCCTCGAAGGCGTTGAGGTCCTTCGGGTTGCTGAGATAGCGGTCGCGAAACTCCTTGGAGATCACGCTGGTCTTCATGATCGCGGAATCGAACAAATTGCCCTTCAGCACCAGGAAGCCGGCGTCCTTCACCAGCGGCTTGTCGTAAGCCCAGATCACGTCGTTGTCGGGTTTGGGCGCATTGGCGCAGTTCTCGCCGATGCCGCGACCGTTCACCGTGACCGCGTCTTCATGGATGCGCTTGTGCTGCATCAGTTCGCGGACCACGGCCGGCACGCCGCCGGCGCGGTGAAACTCCTCGCCGAGATAGAAGCCGGCCGGCTGCATGTTCACCAGCAGCGGCACGTCGTGGCCGAATTTCTGCCAGTCGTCGATCGTGAGCTCGACGCCGATATGGCGCGCCAGCGCGTTGATGTGGATCGGCGCGTTGGTCGAGCCGCCGATCGCCGAGTTGATCACGATGCAGTTCTCGAACGCCTTGCGGGTCAGGATGTCCGAAGGCTTCAAGTCCTCCCAGACCATCTCGACGATGCGCTTGCCCGTCTCGTAGGCGATCTGCCCGCGCTCGCGATAGGGCGCCGGGATCGCTGCGCATCCGGGCAGCGAGAAGCCGAGCGCTTCCGCAAGTCCGTTCATGGTCGAGGCGGTGCCCATGGTGTTGCAATGCCCGACCGACGGAGCGGACGAGGCCACGATCTCCATAAACTCCTCATAGTCGATCTCGCCCGCGGCGAGCCGCTCGCGCGACTTCCAGACGATGGTGCCCGAGCCCGTGCGCTCGCCGGCATGCCAGCCGTTGAGCATTGGGCCGCCCGACAGCACGATGGCGGGCAGGTTCACGGTCGCGGCGGCCATCATGCAGGCGGGCGTGGTCTTGTCGCAGCCGGTGGTCAGCACCACGCCGTCCAGCGGATAACCGTACAGAATCTCGACCAGGCCGAGATAGGCGAGATTGCGATCGAGCGCCGCGGTCGGGCGCTTGCCGGTCTCCTGGATCGGATGGGTCGGGAATTCCATCGCGATGCCGCCGGCCTCGCGGATGCCTTCGCGAACCCGGTGCGCGAGCTCGATATGGTGGCGGTTGCAGGGCGACAGGTCGTTGCCGGTCTGGGCGATGCCGATGATCGGCTTGCCGGACTGGAGTTCGGCGCGGGTGAGACCGTAGTTCAGGTAGCGCTCCATATAGAGCGCGGTCATGCCCGGATTATGCGGGTTGTTGAACCATTCCTGCGAGCGAAGATGGCGGCGGCTGCCGTTGCTGGCGGGCGCATGCCCGTTGGTCGGCTTTTTTGTCATTGATCTCTCCTGCAATGCAAACGCACTGGCGTCGGTCTTATGGTGTCAGCTTGTGCGATGCCCAGCGGCGCGAGCGATGGCGGCTGGCGGGTCGTTTCCTCACAAATGCGATACTATTCATGGCCACTTGGTAACGCTACCATTTTGTTCGGCACGCCCGCGCCGGAAACGGCCGGCCTGCTGTCCGAACGCCGCACCGGCGAGCTCTGGCGCTCGATCACCTTGTAGCCGAGGTCGAGCACAGGTTGTTCCGGGCGCCGCCCTTCGATCGCATCGATCAGCATGGTGGCGGCCGTCCGGCCCATCTCGTAGCGGTTGGTGCGCACGCTGGTCAGGGTGGGGACGGCGGAGGCCATGAATTCGAGGTCGTTGAATCCGATGATGGCGATCTGGTCGGGTACCGGGATCTCGCGGCGGCGGCATTCGAACAGCACACCGAGCGCCAGGTCGTCATTGGCGCAGAACACCGAGTCGATATCGGGCGACTTGGCCAGCAGATCGGCGAACAGCGCGCCGCCGAGCGTGACGGAGGTCGGCGTGCCGGTGGCAACGATCAAGCGTTGGTCGAACAGACCCGCATCCTTCATGGCGGCCTGATAGCCGTCGAGCCGCCGCTGCACCCGCGGGTCCATGCGCGCGCCGACGAATCCGATCTTTCGGTGACCCTGCTCGAACAGGTGCGCAATCGCCGCGCGAGCTGCATCATAGTGCGAAAAGCCGATCATCATGTCGACCGGATTGGGCCCTATCTCCATGATTTGCACGATCGGGCAGTCGGCGGCCTCCAACATCGCGTGCGATTCCGCGGTCTGGTCGATGCCGGTGACGATCAGCCCGGCCGGCTTCTGCGCAAGAAACAGGCGCAGCAGTTTCTCCTCCTGGAGGATACTGTAGCGTGTGTTGGACAACTGGATCGAGTAACGGCTGTTCTCGGATGCATCATAGATGCCGCGCAGCACGTCGGAGAACACGTTGTTGGTCAGGGACGGGATCAGCACGCCGATCACCTCGGTGCGGTGCGAGGCCAGCGCCCGTGCGGCGAGGTTCGGCACATAGCCGAGCTCCTTGGCGGCGCTTTCGACCCGCGTCCGCTTGGCGACCGACAGCGCCTCGGGA
Coding sequences:
- a CDS encoding SDR family NAD(P)-dependent oxidoreductase gives rise to the protein MNKIDLNGRVAIVTGGAQGFGRAITQRFVASGAKVAIWDFDAALAEKTAKEIGGDVRVFKVDITDTAGVEQARDATLAAFGKIDILVNNAGIAGINKPVWETDLEEWRKVLRINLDGPFICCKAVVPAMLKQKYGRIVNIASIAGKEGNPNASHYSASKAGLIALTKSLGKELAAHDILVNAVTPAAAKTAIFDQMTQQHIDFMLSKIPKGRFVLVEELAAMVAWLASEDCAFSTGAVFDISGGRATY
- a CDS encoding SDR family oxidoreductase — translated: MTDRLKGKRAVVTAAAAGIGRACAIAFAREGATVIATDINESGIASLTKEGIAETAKLDVRNTADVNAFAKRIGKIDILLNAAGFVHHGTILDCSEEDWDFSFDLNVKSMHRTIKAFLPLMLAGGGGSIVNISSCAALRPPANRYAYSASKAAVSLLTRAVALDFITQGIRCNSICPGTVETPSMLDRAAAQGPQGKEMFVSRQKMGRLGTADEIASMAVYLGSDESAFTTGVDLVVDGGYML
- a CDS encoding IlvD/Edd family dehydratase translates to MTKKPTNGHAPASNGSRRHLRSQEWFNNPHNPGMTALYMERYLNYGLTRAELQSGKPIIGIAQTGNDLSPCNRHHIELAHRVREGIREAGGIAMEFPTHPIQETGKRPTAALDRNLAYLGLVEILYGYPLDGVVLTTGCDKTTPACMMAAATVNLPAIVLSGGPMLNGWHAGERTGSGTIVWKSRERLAAGEIDYEEFMEIVASSAPSVGHCNTMGTASTMNGLAEALGFSLPGCAAIPAPYRERGQIAYETGKRIVEMVWEDLKPSDILTRKAFENCIVINSAIGGSTNAPIHINALARHIGVELTIDDWQKFGHDVPLLVNMQPAGFYLGEEFHRAGGVPAVVRELMQHKRIHEDAVTVNGRGIGENCANAPKPDNDVIWAYDKPLVKDAGFLVLKGNLFDSAIMKTSVISKEFRDRYLSNPKDLNAFEGRAIVFEGPEDYHARIDDAALDIDERCVLFIRGTGPIGYPGGAEVVNMQPPAALIKRGIHSLPCIGDGRQSGTSGSPSILNASPEAAANGGLAILKTGDKVRVDLNKGSANILISDDEVKKRHAELKANGGFKHPPNQTPWQEIYRNTVGQQSTGACMELATRYQNVAGTFGVARDNH
- a CDS encoding LacI family DNA-binding transcriptional regulator, which codes for MGRKRTKSGKIRLAEVAELAGVSPITASRFFRNPEALSVAKRTRVESAAKELGYVPNLAARALASHRTEVIGVLIPSLTNNVFSDVLRGIYDASENSRYSIQLSNTRYSILQEEKLLRLFLAQKPAGLIVTGIDQTAESHAMLEAADCPIVQIMEIGPNPVDMMIGFSHYDAARAAIAHLFEQGHRKIGFVGARMDPRVQRRLDGYQAAMKDAGLFDQRLIVATGTPTSVTLGGALFADLLAKSPDIDSVFCANDDLALGVLFECRRREIPVPDQIAIIGFNDLEFMASAVPTLTSVRTNRYEMGRTAATMLIDAIEGRRPEQPVLDLGYKVIERQSSPVRRSDSRPAVSGAGVPNKMVALPSGHE